The following coding sequences are from one Musa acuminata AAA Group cultivar baxijiao chromosome BXJ2-4, Cavendish_Baxijiao_AAA, whole genome shotgun sequence window:
- the LOC135608853 gene encoding bZIP transcription factor 2-like produces the protein MLSLLDHGFAPDDFGPSWANKPAEAPEPDTRTAVSPEERRRLHRMISNRESARRCRMRRQRHLEELCARASTLRSENRDLANRLVGLAHRRLLVRLDNHRLLAEASVLSRRLADLRDYHYYYHHELVSHSAACFLGSN, from the coding sequence ATGCTGTCCCTCCTCGACCACGGCTTCGCGCCCGACGACTTCGGGCCGTCGTGGGCCAACAAGCCGGCGGAGGCGCCCGAACCGGACACCCGCACGGCCGTCTCCCCGGAGGAGCGGCGACGGCTCCACCGCATGATCTCCAACCGCGAGTCCGCACGCCGCTGCCGCATGCGAAGGCAGCGCCACCTCGAGGAGCTCTGCGCCCGGGCGAGCACGCTCCGGTCCGAGAACCGCGACCTCGCGAACCGGCTCGTCGGCCTCGCCCACCGCCGCCTCCTCGTCCGCCTGGACAACCACCGTCTCCTCGCCGAGGCCTCCGTCCTCTCCCGGCGTCTCGCCGACCTCCGCGACTACCACTACTACTACCACCACGAACTGGTTTCTCACAGCGCCGCGTGTTTTCTTGGGTCGAATTAA